One Pectobacterium polaris DNA window includes the following coding sequences:
- the asnS gene encoding asparagine--tRNA ligase, whose product MSVVPVVDVLQGRVAVDSEVTVRGWVRTRRDSKAGISFIAVYDGSCFNPLQAVVNNNLSNYQDDVLHLTTGCSVEITGNVVASPGEGQSFELQATNVNVVGWVDDPDTYPMAAKRHSIEYLREVAHLRPRTNLIGAVARVRHTLAQAIHRFFHENGYFWVSTPLITASDTEGAGEMFRVSTLDLENLPRTEQGKVDFSEDFFGKEAFLTVSGQLNGETYACALSNVYTFGPTFRAENSNTSRHLAEFWMIEPEVAFASLDDVAALAENLLKYVFQAVLNERADDMAFFAERVDKEAITRLEKFVSSDFAQVDYTDAVEILLNCGQQFENPVYWGVDLSSEHERYLAEQHFKAPVVVKNYPKDIKAFYMRMNEDGKTVAAMDVLAPGIGEIIGGSQREERLAQLDSRLEEMGLNKEDYWWYRDLRRYGTIPHSGFGLGFERLIAYVTGVQNVRDVIPFPRTPRNASF is encoded by the coding sequence ATGAGCGTAGTGCCTGTAGTCGATGTACTGCAAGGCCGTGTCGCCGTTGACAGCGAAGTCACCGTGCGCGGCTGGGTACGTACCCGGAGAGATTCTAAAGCCGGTATCTCCTTTATCGCCGTTTATGACGGCTCCTGCTTTAATCCATTACAGGCTGTCGTTAATAATAATCTCTCCAATTATCAGGATGACGTACTGCACCTGACTACCGGCTGCTCCGTTGAAATCACCGGTAACGTCGTCGCGTCTCCAGGTGAAGGCCAGAGCTTCGAACTGCAAGCCACCAACGTCAATGTTGTCGGCTGGGTTGACGATCCTGATACCTACCCGATGGCGGCAAAGCGTCACAGCATCGAATATCTGCGTGAAGTGGCGCACCTGCGTCCACGCACGAATCTGATCGGTGCCGTTGCGCGCGTTCGCCATACGCTGGCGCAGGCGATTCACCGCTTCTTCCACGAGAACGGTTACTTCTGGGTATCTACCCCGCTGATTACCGCATCGGATACCGAAGGCGCGGGTGAAATGTTCCGCGTTTCTACTCTCGATCTGGAAAATCTGCCGCGTACCGAACAAGGTAAAGTGGATTTCAGCGAAGATTTCTTCGGTAAAGAAGCGTTCCTGACTGTATCCGGTCAACTGAATGGCGAAACCTATGCCTGTGCGCTGTCCAACGTCTATACCTTTGGCCCAACGTTCCGTGCGGAAAACTCTAACACCAGCCGCCATCTGGCTGAGTTTTGGATGATCGAACCGGAAGTCGCCTTCGCCTCTTTGGATGACGTCGCGGCGTTGGCCGAAAACCTGCTGAAATATGTTTTCCAGGCCGTCCTGAACGAACGTGCCGATGATATGGCGTTCTTTGCTGAGCGCGTTGATAAAGAAGCCATCACTCGACTGGAGAAATTCGTCAGTTCCGATTTCGCACAGGTGGACTACACCGACGCTGTCGAGATCCTGCTGAATTGTGGGCAGCAGTTCGAGAACCCAGTTTACTGGGGCGTTGACCTCTCCTCCGAACACGAGCGTTATCTGGCGGAGCAACACTTCAAAGCACCGGTTGTCGTTAAAAACTACCCGAAAGACATCAAAGCCTTCTACATGCGCATGAATGAAGACGGTAAGACCGTTGCTGCAATGGATGTTCTGGCACCGGGAATTGGTGAAATCATCGGTGGCTCTCAGCGTGAAGAGCGTCTGGCTCAGTTGGATAGCCGTCTGGAAGAGATGGGACTGAATAAAGAAGACTACTGGTGGTATCGTGATTTACGTCGTTACGGCACCATTCCACATTCCGGTTTCGGTTTAGGTTTTGAACGATTGATTGCCTATGTTACCGGTGTACAAAATGTGCGCGATGTTATTCCTTTCCCACGCACACCACGGAACGCCAGTTTCTAA
- the pncB gene encoding nicotinate phosphoribosyltransferase yields MTLHTSPILHSLLDTDAYKLHMQQAVYHHYYDVDVAAEFRCRGDELLGTYADEIAHQVDLMRFLSLSDDEFTYLSSLPFFKPDYLHWLQDFRFNPQQVSIKNHAGKLDIRITGPWREVILWEVPLLAVISEVVHRDRSPNVTTEQALAQLSASLESFRQNSADVDLSQFKLMDFGTRRRFSRDVQQTIVTTLRADFPYLIGTSNYDLARRLDITPVGTQAHEWFQAHQQISPTLANSQRAALQMWLREYPTHLGIALTDCITMDAFLRDFDLPFAEAYQGLRHDSGDPVDWGEKAIAHYQRLNIDPMSKTLVFSDNLNLDKALTLYRHFGQRVNLVFGIGTRLTCDIPGVKPLNIVIKLVECNGKPVAKLSDSPGKTICQDQNFVCELRKAFDLPRVKKAS; encoded by the coding sequence ATGACTTTGCACACTTCCCCGATTCTGCACTCATTGCTGGATACCGATGCCTACAAGCTGCACATGCAACAGGCGGTGTATCATCACTATTATGATGTCGACGTTGCGGCTGAATTTCGCTGTCGCGGTGATGAGTTATTAGGCACTTACGCTGATGAGATAGCGCATCAGGTCGATCTGATGCGTTTCTTGTCATTAAGTGACGATGAGTTCACCTATCTTTCTTCTCTGCCGTTCTTTAAGCCCGATTATCTCCACTGGCTGCAGGACTTCCGTTTTAATCCGCAGCAGGTTTCGATCAAGAATCATGCTGGCAAGCTGGATATCCGCATCACTGGGCCATGGCGTGAAGTGATTTTGTGGGAAGTTCCCTTGCTGGCCGTGATCAGTGAAGTCGTGCATCGCGATCGCTCGCCCAACGTCACGACTGAGCAGGCGCTTGCCCAACTGTCAGCCTCACTCGAGAGCTTCCGCCAGAACAGCGCGGATGTGGATCTCAGCCAATTCAAGCTAATGGATTTCGGCACGCGCCGGCGTTTCTCTCGTGATGTCCAGCAGACGATTGTTACGACGCTACGAGCCGACTTCCCTTATCTCATCGGCACCAGCAATTACGATCTGGCACGCCGTTTGGATATCACGCCTGTCGGTACGCAGGCGCACGAGTGGTTTCAGGCACATCAGCAGATTAGTCCGACGCTGGCAAACAGCCAGCGCGCCGCGCTACAAATGTGGCTACGGGAATATCCCACACATTTGGGTATTGCGTTGACCGACTGCATCACTATGGATGCCTTCCTGCGCGATTTCGATTTGCCGTTCGCCGAAGCCTATCAGGGGCTGCGCCACGATTCTGGCGATCCGGTCGATTGGGGCGAAAAAGCCATTGCGCATTATCAGCGCCTGAACATCGATCCGATGAGCAAAACGCTGGTCTTCTCCGACAACCTGAATCTGGATAAAGCGCTGACGCTGTATCGTCATTTCGGGCAGCGCGTGAATCTGGTATTTGGTATCGGCACGCGCCTGACGTGTGATATCCCCGGCGTGAAACCGCTGAATATCGTGATCAAGCTGGTGGAATGTAATGGCAAGCCGGTGGCAAAACTCTCCGATAGCCCAGGGAAAACTATCTGCCAGGATCAGAACTTCGTGTGTGAGTTGCGTAAAGCGTTTGACCTGCCCCGCGTGAAAAAGGCCAGTTGA